The genomic segment TGCTGATAAATACTCTGTCCCTGCAGGAGGGGCACTTGCAGTCGATAGAAGTCAATTCAGTCTGTCCATCACAAATGAAGTATCTTCTCATCCCCTAATAACAATCATTAGAGATGAGTGTCCTTGTCTACCGAAGGCTCACCAGATAACAATTTTAGCCACAGGTCCTTTAACAAGCGAGTTGCTTGCGAAAGACATCAAAGAATTTACAGGTGAAAAAGAATGTCATTTTTTTGATGCCGCTAGTCCAATAATTACTGGGGAAAGTATTGATTTTTTAACAGCATTTCGGGCAAGTAGATACGACAAAGGCGATGCTGATTACGTTAATTGTCCGATGAATGAAGACTCATATATAAAATTTCACTCTGAATTAATCAAAGCTGAACAAGCTGAATTAAAAGATTTTGAAAAAGAGTCTGCTAATTTTTTTGAAGGTTGCCTTCCCATAGAACAACTTGCAAAAAGGGGAATAGAGACTATGCGTTATGGGCCATTAAAGCCAATAGGAATTTGGGATCCTAGATGGGGTGATGTGAATGACAAAAGTATTCGTAGGCTTAAAAGAGCCCATGCGGTCGTTCAATTAAGACAAGAAGACAAGGCTGGTAAATTATGGAATCTCGTTGGATTTCAAACAAATTTAAAATGGGGAGAACAAAAACGTATATTCAGGATGATTCCAGGCTTATCAAAAGCAGAGTTTATTCGTTTTGGTGTTATGCATAGAAATACTTTCATTGAATCTCCAAAACTCATAGAACCAACGCTCCAGTTCACAAATAGAAAAACGTTGTTTGCTGCTGGACAACTTACTGGCACAGAAGGTTATGCTGCTGCTGTTGCGGGAGGTTGGTTGGCAGGAACCAATGCCGCATTGTTAGCCAAGGGATTAGATACAATTACTTTGCCATCGTCTACAATGATTGGAGCATTGACAAATTTTGTAAGTAATAGTCAAGCAAGTTTACGAGTTAAAAATAAAAAGAACTTTCAACCAATGCCAGCCAATTTCGGAATACTACCTGAACTCGATATTAGAGTTCACAACAAACGTGAAAGATATAAAGAATATCGAGATAGAGCCTTGAGACAAATAAAGAAGCTTCGGGAAACTTTATTGGATAAAAGCTCTTCTCCTACGAACATTTAATTTTTTTCGCACATTATGACTCAATTATCAAATAAAACAAAAGATTCTTGTAATTGGGATTCGATAGTTATTGGTTCCGGTCTGGGTGGTTTAGTAACTGCAAGTCAACTAGCAAGCAAAGGTGCAAAAGTGCTTGTGCTGGAACAGTATAAGATTCCTGGTGGAAGTGGTGGATCATTTAAAAGAAAAGGATTTACTTTTGATGTTGGAGCATCAATGATCTTTGGGTTTGGTAATAAGGGATACACAAATTTACTAACGCGAGCTCTTAAAGATGTTGGTCAAAAATGTGAAACGATCCCTGA from the Prochlorococcus marinus str. NATL2A genome contains:
- the trmFO gene encoding FADH(2)-oxidizing methylenetetrahydrofolate--tRNA-(uracil(54)-C(5))-methyltransferase TrmFO gives rise to the protein MKEYPSVTVIGAGLAGSEAAWQIASAGIKVTLFEMRPKKKSLAHHTSEFAELVCSNSFGALSSDRAAGLLQEELRTLQSIVINNADKYSVPAGGALAVDRSQFSLSITNEVSSHPLITIIRDECPCLPKAHQITILATGPLTSELLAKDIKEFTGEKECHFFDAASPIITGESIDFLTAFRASRYDKGDADYVNCPMNEDSYIKFHSELIKAEQAELKDFEKESANFFEGCLPIEQLAKRGIETMRYGPLKPIGIWDPRWGDVNDKSIRRLKRAHAVVQLRQEDKAGKLWNLVGFQTNLKWGEQKRIFRMIPGLSKAEFIRFGVMHRNTFIESPKLIEPTLQFTNRKTLFAAGQLTGTEGYAAAVAGGWLAGTNAALLAKGLDTITLPSSTMIGALTNFVSNSQASLRVKNKKNFQPMPANFGILPELDIRVHNKRERYKEYRDRALRQIKKLRETLLDKSSSPTNI